The genomic DNA TGATAAGTTTAGTGCAGGTTCATAGACTGCCATTGAAGATGTCATAATATATTTCTTTGTTTTACCTTCCAAAACTTCACATATTATATTCGCTGCATTCGAGCTATAGCATAAATTATCGTATACGATATCATAACTTTTATCTTTTAGATGCTCTGTTAATTGCTCTTCATCTTCTCTATCTACAATAAGTCTTTTTACTGCACTTCCAAAAGAATCTTCCGTAATTCCTCTCGTCGCAATCGTTACATCGTGTCCATCTTGCAAAAGCGCTTCTACTAAATGTTTACCAAAAAATCTAGTTCCCCCTAGCACCAATACTTTTTTCAACTTCATCATCCCCATTTTGATAAATTGTAAAATACTACCTCTCTATTATAAATGCTAACATATAAAAAGCATGGAATTAGTGTAACGATTCCATGCTTTTCTACAGAAAATATATTAACGTACTCGATATTTATAAATACAATAACAGAAGTATAAAATAGAAATTACGGATACATAAACCCATAGTTCATATACGAATCCCTCTCCCCATACTCCCATAAAATAAAAGAGTGAAGGCAACGTCAATGTTACCCATGATTGTACGAAAGCAATCCTTCCAAGATATTGATTGATATTCTTTTTTTGTGTATTTAATACAAAGAATAAATACCAAAGTAATGCCCACATAAACCACGTTAACGCATTCACAACATCATGGAATTGAACAAATGAAACAACCATATAGAATAAGGCAATAATTGCTACCCAAATACAAAACCATCCTAGACCGCTACTATCCATTCCCTTTATAAAGGTAACACCTACATATAAATAGGTTAATCCAAATAAGAAAGTAGCTGCATATGAATACACTGTCCAATTGCTTTGGTCAGAAATCATGATCAGATAGAACGGAATAATAATTTGTAATGCTCCTACAAATAAATTAAAAACACCCGCACCTTTCATCTCTGCTTTTCCTAATATAACAAGACTATTTAAAAATAAAGCTGCACCCGAAAGTAATAATCCTACGTAACCCATATATCCTCATGTGAAAACCTTACATTTTCACACTGTCCCTCCCCATCTTGTAAAAATTATATTATTCCTTATTCTCCTTCTTACTTACAACTACATACAAAGTTTTTTCGAATATAAGTCAGACTTCCTACCTTAAAAAACGATAAAAAAATCCCTTCGATACATGTCATACAGTAATCATGCCCATCGAAATGTATCACATAATAAAAACGCTTTCAATAATACGTAATTCAATCAAAAAGCTAATGATTATTTGATTATAAACGCACTTTACCAATGATACAAGTATTGGAATATTATTCAATATTACATTTTTTATTTCTATAAAAAATTAATAGAATGATACATTTTCCCTATTTCATTCTATCAATAATCTGCATAGAATATTGTACAATCATATTGAATTAGAAAGGTCTGATATTTATGCCTCTTCATTATCCACATCAAGCTGATATTCATTCAACAGGTGTATTAACAAGAGAGCCTGCAACAGTTTCAGCAGTAATAAACATAGTAAATTTAGATGCATATTATGCACACTATATAAATATAGAGGTTTGGGATTGGTCTAACTATTCTAGTCCTGTAAAATTACCTGTACTCATTGGTGAAGATACAGTTGTAGAATTTCCATACCCTTTACAAGGCAACAATCTAGCAGTATTTTATGCCAATTTAGATGAAGCTATTAATTTGTATGAAATTCGTATTTCTTATCCTACTCACTCCAATATTATTGCAAATTGTTTCGGACGAAGCGTACCGCCTTATACAAGCCAAGAAGGTAATACGGTGTATCATAAACAACTTGTTCGCATTCATTAATAGTTCTTTCCAGTATCTAAAATTGATATAGAACAACTTGCTGTTCAAACGCCATGATCAGTAATATGTTCTCTTTCCCAAAGTGAACATATTACTGATCTCAAGCAACATGATAAAGATTACAATTTATTGTATACATAAAAGAATAAGAGAATACTTTACTAACTATCTTAAATCATTTGATATCCATTTTTATTATTTACTTGCCATCTCCAAGAATCTACACACATCTCTTCTAACCCATATTCCGCTTCCCATCCTAATTCTCGTTTCGCTTTAGATACATCAGCAAAACAGATTGCTACATCACCAGGACGACGCCCTATCACTTTATAAGGTATTTTTTTACCCGAAACCTTCTCAAAAGCCTTTACCATCTCCAATACACTATACCCTTTACCTGTGCCAAGATTATACGCTTCGATTCCTTTCGTCTTAAGTACTTTCTCAAGTGCCTTTACATGTCCTTTTGCAAGGTCAACAACGTGAATATAATCACGGACACCCGTCCCATCTTTCGTTGGATAATCGTTTCCGAATATATTTAGCTCCTTTAACTTACCTACCGCTACTTGCGTTACATATGGCATTAAATTATTCGGAATCCCATTTGGATCTTCTCCAATACGGCCACTTTGATGTGCTCCAAATGGATTAAAATAACGAAGTAACGCAATACTCCACTCATCATCAGCTTTTGCTACATCACGCATAATTTGCTCAATCATTAATTTTGTTTGCCCATACGGATTTGTCACACTCAGTGGAAATTCTTCTGTAATTGGTGATGTTTTTGGAATTCCATATACAGTTGCAGATGAACTAAAAATAAAATTTTTAACATTATGTTTCTGCATCACATCACATAGTACGATCGTACTTATTATATTATTATAATAATATGTAATTGGGATTATAGTAGATTCCCCCACTGCTTTAAACCCAGCAAAATGTATAACCGCTTCAATGTTATTTTCCAAAAAAATCTCATTCATTTTTTCACGATTTAAAACACTTTCTTTATAAAATTCAAATTGTTTTCCTGTTATTTCTTTTACTCGGTTTAAGGACTCGATTGAACTATTTGAAAGATTATCTACGACTATAATTTTATAATTACTATTTAATAATTCTATACATGTATGACTACCAATATATCCTGCTCCACCCGTTATAAGTATCGCCATATATATAGTCCCCCACTAATTATTAATTATAAAATTTTATAACCTCAATACAAATCTATCCTATCATAAAAAACTGATAATTCTAAAAAATTATTTTTAATTATTATTTATATAAAAAAGAGCCACATAACCTTTACGTTATGCAACTCTTCAACATACATATGTGTCTATATCTTTTTTTATTAATCAAGAAAAATAAAATTTGCTCAGAAATTTCATACTGTTAAATTACGTAACAATATAC from Bacillus basilensis includes the following:
- a CDS encoding AmiS/UreI family transporter, with translation MGYVGLLLSGAALFLNSLVILGKAEMKGAGVFNLFVGALQIIIPFYLIMISDQSNWTVYSYAATFLFGLTYLYVGVTFIKGMDSSGLGWFCIWVAIIALFYMVVSFVQFHDVVNALTWFMWALLWYLFFVLNTQKKNINQYLGRIAFVQSWVTLTLPSLFYFMGVWGEGFVYELWVYVSVISILYFCYCIYKYRVR
- the galE gene encoding UDP-glucose 4-epimerase GalE, with the protein product MAILITGGAGYIGSHTCIELLNSNYKIIVVDNLSNSSIESLNRVKEITGKQFEFYKESVLNREKMNEIFLENNIEAVIHFAGFKAVGESTIIPITYYYNNIISTIVLCDVMQKHNVKNFIFSSSATVYGIPKTSPITEEFPLSVTNPYGQTKLMIEQIMRDVAKADDEWSIALLRYFNPFGAHQSGRIGEDPNGIPNNLMPYVTQVAVGKLKELNIFGNDYPTKDGTGVRDYIHVVDLAKGHVKALEKVLKTKGIEAYNLGTGKGYSVLEMVKAFEKVSGKKIPYKVIGRRPGDVAICFADVSKAKRELGWEAEYGLEEMCVDSWRWQVNNKNGYQMI